In Alteromonas mediterranea DE, a single genomic region encodes these proteins:
- the trmL gene encoding tRNA (uridine(34)/cytosine(34)/5-carboxymethylaminomethyluridine(34)-2'-O)-methyltransferase TrmL yields the protein MLDIVLYQPEIPPNTGNIIRLCANSGFMLHLIEPLGFDWDDKRVRRAGLDYHEFAHVKRHASLDAYLEDAKPNRVFACTTKGKAFHSDVSYQKGDALIFGPETRGLPDDYIQSLPPEQRVRIPMLPDSRSMNLSNAVSVFVYESWRQFGYEGAR from the coding sequence ATGCTAGATATCGTACTTTATCAGCCAGAAATCCCGCCAAATACTGGAAATATTATTCGCTTATGTGCGAATAGCGGCTTTATGCTGCACCTTATTGAGCCTTTGGGCTTTGATTGGGACGACAAGCGGGTACGTCGTGCAGGCTTAGATTACCATGAGTTTGCTCATGTAAAACGCCATGCTAGTTTAGATGCTTACCTTGAAGATGCAAAACCGAACCGCGTTTTTGCCTGCACCACCAAAGGCAAAGCGTTTCATAGCGATGTATCCTATCAAAAAGGCGATGCACTTATATTTGGTCCTGAGACCCGTGGTTTACCGGATGATTATATTCAATCGCTACCGCCAGAGCAGCGCGTTCGCATTCCCATGTTACCAGACAGCCGCAGTATGAACTTATCCAATGCCGTATCTGTCTTTGTATATGAAAGCTGGCGCCAGTTTGGCTACGAAGGTGCCCGGTAG
- a CDS encoding glycerophosphodiester phosphodiesterase → MLIFAHRGASKAAPENTLKAFRLAFEQHADGIEFDTYQHDDGIVVFHDRTLKRRAREPGYLLDASWQALREMDIGEGERIPTLSETLNCVVDNKWCNIEIKHLNDVDSWVEDVKQAVQESGINVDKLLISSFNHHWLHAIAKRWSKVKIGALSASYELDCTASARALNAYSVNIALDAVDKSFVHEALRDGFDVFVYTVDEPRDMLMLREWGVTGIFTNVPDTALKALS, encoded by the coding sequence ATGCTCATTTTTGCACACCGCGGTGCCAGCAAAGCAGCACCTGAAAATACACTTAAAGCCTTTAGGTTAGCGTTTGAGCAACATGCAGATGGTATTGAGTTCGACACTTATCAGCACGATGACGGCATTGTAGTTTTCCACGACAGGACCCTTAAACGTCGTGCTCGCGAGCCGGGTTACCTGTTAGATGCATCGTGGCAAGCGCTTCGAGAAATGGACATAGGCGAAGGTGAGCGCATACCAACCCTTTCTGAAACCCTAAATTGTGTTGTTGATAATAAGTGGTGCAATATCGAAATTAAACACTTAAACGATGTCGATAGCTGGGTTGAAGACGTAAAGCAGGCTGTGCAAGAAAGCGGTATTAACGTTGATAAGCTGCTTATATCCTCATTTAATCACCATTGGCTTCATGCAATCGCAAAGCGCTGGTCAAAGGTTAAGATTGGAGCGCTCTCGGCAAGTTACGAACTAGACTGTACTGCCAGCGCCCGAGCACTTAACGCCTATTCGGTTAATATTGCCTTAGATGCTGTTGATAAGAGCTTTGTACACGAGGCCCTACGCGATGGGTTTGACGTATTTGTATATACCGTTGATGAACCAAGGGATATGCTAATGCTACGAGAATGGGGGGTTACAGGTATCTTTACTAACGTGCCCGATACAGCCCTTAAGGCACTGTCTTAA
- the secB gene encoding protein-export chaperone SecB, producing the protein MADENQTNNGEAAGAQAQQGAQFNIQRIYTKDISFESPNAPAIFTKEWKPEIKLDIDTSTNKLEENVFEVVLSVTVTATLGEETAFLCEVQQAGIFAIGEMPDQNKAHTLGSFCPNMLFPYARETISNLVNRGTFPPLNLAPVNFDAIFAAYVQKRAQQAQGEAPKMDA; encoded by the coding sequence ATGGCTGACGAAAATCAGACAAACAACGGCGAAGCAGCAGGCGCACAAGCGCAGCAGGGTGCTCAGTTCAATATTCAGCGTATCTACACAAAAGACATCTCTTTTGAGTCTCCAAACGCGCCAGCTATTTTCACTAAAGAGTGGAAGCCAGAAATTAAACTAGACATCGACACTAGCACGAACAAGCTAGAAGAAAATGTATTTGAAGTTGTGCTTTCAGTGACCGTAACGGCAACACTAGGCGAAGAGACGGCCTTCCTATGTGAAGTACAGCAAGCAGGTATTTTTGCTATTGGCGAAATGCCAGACCAAAACAAAGCGCACACGCTAGGTTCGTTCTGCCCGAACATGCTTTTCCCATATGCGCGTGAGACTATTTCTAACTTGGTTAACCGTGGTACTTTCCCTCCACTTAACCTCGCACCTGTAAACTTCGACGCTATCTTTGCCGCTTACGTGCAAAAACGTGCACAACAAGCGCAGGGCGAAGCGCCTAAAATGGACGCCTAA
- a CDS encoding divergent polysaccharide deacetylase family protein translates to MLLRLLTPCIIFVLCGLVSPYVKAKSDIIIILDDLGYRPSDIAAFSLPKEVTFSILPQTPLASEIAQRAEKEGRAVMLHMPMQAQNGKNMGPLGLSTDMYAGAITHNVRRAMKSVPNAVGINNHMGSAFTGQREAMEALLKEVKRQGLFFVDSRTTVLSKGKEIAEQLGVPNASRQVFLDHRLEPAFLLQQFNEMKRIAKREGRVLVIGHPHPATIDFLQTHLPLLEKEGFSLASVADYFPDAPKVAKQFPNVHEQTAGLSHHIIASKNIADKNITLKNNLAFTNKVSSENLEHTRYSTRKVSPEITDVAPKE, encoded by the coding sequence ATGCTTTTGCGTCTGCTAACGCCTTGTATAATCTTTGTTTTATGCGGGCTTGTTAGCCCTTACGTCAAAGCAAAGTCAGACATAATAATAATTCTAGATGACCTGGGCTACAGGCCGTCCGATATCGCTGCTTTCTCTCTTCCTAAAGAAGTTACTTTTTCCATACTCCCACAAACGCCTTTGGCATCTGAAATAGCGCAGCGCGCTGAAAAAGAGGGCAGGGCGGTAATGCTGCATATGCCGATGCAGGCTCAAAATGGTAAAAATATGGGGCCCCTTGGGCTTTCAACTGATATGTACGCCGGTGCTATTACACACAATGTCCGCAGGGCAATGAAGAGCGTACCTAACGCGGTGGGTATCAACAACCATATGGGAAGTGCCTTTACCGGGCAGCGAGAGGCGATGGAAGCGTTACTTAAAGAGGTGAAGCGTCAGGGGCTATTCTTTGTCGACAGCCGAACGACAGTATTATCTAAAGGAAAGGAAATTGCCGAACAACTCGGTGTGCCTAACGCCAGTCGCCAAGTGTTCCTTGATCACCGCTTAGAGCCTGCGTTTTTATTACAGCAATTCAATGAGATGAAGCGTATTGCTAAGCGTGAAGGACGAGTTTTAGTTATAGGTCACCCTCATCCTGCCACCATAGACTTTTTGCAAACGCATTTACCACTACTTGAAAAAGAAGGCTTTAGCCTCGCCTCTGTGGCAGACTATTTTCCCGATGCACCGAAAGTGGCGAAGCAGTTTCCAAATGTGCATGAGCAAACCGCAGGGCTTTCACACCACATAATTGCCAGTAAAAACATTGCTGACAAAAATATTACTCTGAAAAATAATTTGGCTTTCACGAATAAAGTAAGTTCAGAAAACCTAGAGCACACTCGATATAGCACGCGAAAAGTGTCGCCAGAAATCACTGATGTTGCGCCAAAGGAATAG
- a CDS encoding MerC domain-containing protein — protein sequence MTPIDENPTKLDKLGIWVSSLCALHCLALPVLIPLLPLVGSSFFAQVWFERTILTFSLIVGAVALISGAVRYHGKYYPLILLFTGGAIYWHKDIFGHHYEPFTIALGAALIVAGHWFNMRLCRQCKCCKNTVFSEHLSTELK from the coding sequence ATGACTCCAATTGATGAGAATCCAACAAAACTAGACAAACTTGGCATTTGGGTGTCGAGCTTGTGTGCGTTGCATTGTCTCGCTCTACCTGTCTTGATCCCGCTATTACCTCTTGTAGGTTCAAGCTTTTTTGCGCAAGTGTGGTTCGAAAGAACCATTTTAACCTTCTCTTTAATTGTAGGCGCAGTGGCGTTGATTAGCGGTGCTGTCCGTTACCACGGTAAATACTACCCACTTATATTATTGTTCACAGGTGGCGCTATTTACTGGCATAAAGATATTTTTGGGCATCACTACGAACCATTTACCATCGCTCTCGGGGCAGCGCTTATCGTAGCCGGGCACTGGTTTAATATGCGTTTGTGCAGACAGTGTAAATGCTGCAAGAACACTGTATTTTCAGAGCATCTTTCTACCGAATTAAAATAA
- a CDS encoding rhodanese-like domain-containing protein, whose protein sequence is MDQLIEFASNNFILAGIWVALIAMLIFSYISAWTSSVKELSTHEATLLINKHDAIVLDTRPAKEFNAGHILGARQIKPEEVREKNFKKLENSKDKPIIVVCAMGNQARGTANAMQKDGFANVNVLKGGMNAWQSASLPVSK, encoded by the coding sequence ATGGATCAACTAATTGAATTTGCTAGCAACAACTTTATTCTTGCTGGTATTTGGGTTGCGCTGATTGCCATGTTGATATTTAGTTATATCAGTGCATGGACATCTTCGGTAAAAGAGCTAAGCACTCACGAAGCAACACTTTTAATTAATAAACATGACGCAATAGTACTTGATACACGTCCTGCGAAAGAATTTAATGCAGGTCATATTTTGGGTGCAAGGCAGATTAAACCTGAAGAAGTGCGCGAGAAAAACTTCAAGAAACTTGAAAACAGTAAAGACAAACCCATTATCGTAGTATGCGCTATGGGTAATCAGGCTCGTGGTACAGCAAATGCGATGCAAAAAGACGGCTTCGCGAATGTGAATGTATTAAAAGGCGGAATGAACGCATGGCAAAGCGCCAGCCTTCCCGTTTCTAAATAA
- a CDS encoding murein hydrolase activator EnvC family protein, with protein MSLRSLLSIIGCIIALATLPIGSGAIAQEAGASAQKEKLAELQAELRARQQVLKNNKASAQELKSVLKASELEIAKVAKALAITRQSLANVEQEQAKLGAEQETLKAAIRKQQSLLSSQLKSAFMAGHYDYAKMLFYQDDARTFERVITYYQYVAKARQKEIESFRSNVARLEEVNAELDEKAQSLAALKEEQEGQRAVLITRQADRKKTLTKINKTIASENQRIASLQADEKALRDAIEAARIAAERAARNAEVSMDGLAKLKGKLTPPVKGRVRKLFGSRRQGQVSWKGIIIDGAEGDPVNSIAPGKVLYADWLRGFGLVAIIDHGKGYMSVYGHNQALLKQAGDDVRRGERIALVGRSGGQEYPNLYFEIRHKGKALNPSSWLD; from the coding sequence ATGTCATTACGGTCATTACTTTCAATCATAGGGTGTATTATTGCACTCGCTACTCTGCCGATTGGAAGTGGTGCTATTGCGCAAGAAGCCGGGGCCAGTGCGCAAAAAGAGAAGTTAGCAGAACTACAGGCAGAGCTTCGCGCGCGCCAACAGGTATTAAAAAATAATAAAGCCAGTGCGCAAGAGCTAAAAAGTGTACTTAAAGCCTCTGAACTTGAGATAGCGAAAGTCGCCAAGGCATTAGCCATTACTCGTCAGTCGCTTGCCAATGTAGAGCAAGAACAAGCAAAGCTTGGTGCTGAGCAAGAAACCCTTAAAGCGGCTATTCGCAAACAGCAGTCTTTATTATCTAGTCAATTAAAAAGTGCTTTTATGGCGGGGCATTACGACTACGCAAAAATGTTGTTTTATCAAGATGACGCCCGCACATTTGAACGCGTAATTACCTATTACCAATATGTTGCTAAAGCTCGTCAAAAAGAGATTGAAAGTTTTAGAAGCAATGTAGCAAGGCTTGAGGAAGTTAACGCTGAACTCGATGAAAAAGCGCAATCGCTTGCCGCTCTTAAAGAAGAGCAAGAAGGTCAGCGCGCGGTGCTCATAACGCGCCAAGCCGACCGTAAAAAAACACTCACAAAAATCAATAAAACTATAGCGTCGGAAAACCAAAGAATTGCTTCATTGCAGGCCGATGAAAAAGCCCTTAGAGATGCTATAGAGGCCGCGCGTATAGCCGCTGAACGAGCTGCAAGGAATGCGGAAGTATCTATGGACGGACTAGCGAAGCTCAAAGGAAAGTTAACGCCGCCAGTGAAAGGGAGAGTTCGAAAGCTATTTGGTAGCCGCCGCCAAGGGCAAGTATCTTGGAAAGGTATTATCATTGATGGTGCAGAAGGCGACCCTGTCAATAGCATCGCCCCTGGTAAAGTCCTCTACGCCGATTGGCTTCGTGGTTTCGGGTTGGTTGCTATTATTGACCATGGTAAAGGCTACATGAGCGTGTATGGGCACAATCAAGCTTTGCTTAAACAGGCTGGTGACGATGTTAGACGGGGCGAGCGAATAGCCCTTGTTGGGCGAAGTGGCGGTCAGGAATATCCTAACCTTTACTTTGAAATTCGCCACAAAGGTAAAGCCCTTAATCCAAGCTCGTGGCTAGACTGA
- the grxC gene encoding glutaredoxin 3, protein MSKVELYTKGHCPYCHRAKALLTQKGVEFIEYPIDVKPELRDEMIERANGGWTVPQIFIDDQHVGGCDDMMALEAQSKLSPMLGLA, encoded by the coding sequence ATGAGCAAAGTAGAACTTTACACCAAGGGCCACTGCCCATACTGCCATCGCGCAAAAGCGCTGTTGACGCAAAAGGGTGTAGAATTTATTGAATACCCGATAGATGTTAAGCCTGAGCTACGCGACGAAATGATTGAGCGAGCAAACGGCGGCTGGACTGTTCCACAGATTTTCATTGACGATCAGCACGTTGGTGGCTGTGACGATATGATGGCTTTAGAAGCACAAAGCAAACTAAGCCCTATGCTGGGTTTAGCGTAA
- a CDS encoding response regulator transcription factor, which produces MNLAVKEFNTMSSDFHLQSILVIDDDLELTEMLATYLSGMGYQVQVRNNGEEGLSEAVSGRHYDLILLDVMMPKMDGFDVLKKLRSSHSTPVLMLTARGDDYDRILGLEMGADDYLPKPFNHRELVARIKAIVRRHNLSSSGGAVEQDLFVNGILLSPSSQLAKVDDVELTLTTTEFLILRLLMLNAAQRVTKEEISLKILGKPLQAFDRSIDMHVSNLRKKIGAVAVDEKIKTIRGVGYMLIVGSH; this is translated from the coding sequence ATGAATCTAGCAGTTAAAGAGTTTAATACCATGAGTTCAGATTTTCATTTGCAGTCTATCCTTGTTATTGATGATGACCTAGAACTAACAGAAATGCTCGCTACTTACTTATCGGGTATGGGTTATCAGGTACAAGTGCGTAACAATGGCGAAGAGGGGTTATCTGAAGCGGTGTCTGGGCGTCATTATGACCTGATATTGCTTGATGTGATGATGCCTAAAATGGATGGATTTGACGTTTTGAAAAAACTTCGTTCAAGCCACAGTACGCCGGTGCTTATGCTTACCGCGAGAGGCGACGACTACGACCGAATTTTAGGTCTTGAGATGGGCGCCGATGATTATTTGCCTAAACCTTTTAATCATCGCGAGCTAGTAGCTCGAATTAAAGCGATCGTTCGTCGTCATAATTTGTCATCAAGCGGCGGGGCCGTTGAGCAAGACTTGTTTGTAAATGGAATTTTACTAAGCCCCAGTAGTCAGCTTGCCAAAGTAGATGATGTAGAACTTACCCTTACCACCACTGAATTTTTAATACTGCGCTTGCTGATGCTTAATGCAGCACAGCGTGTCACAAAAGAAGAAATCAGCCTAAAAATACTTGGCAAACCGCTTCAAGCCTTTGACAGAAGTATTGATATGCACGTGAGTAACCTGCGCAAAAAAATAGGGGCCGTGGCGGTTGATGAAAAAATTAAAACCATTCGCGGTGTCGGGTATATGTTAATTGTTGGAAGCCATTAA
- a CDS encoding alpha/beta fold hydrolase, whose product MNWAFTSENNLASTFATDINPFWQHSVTQGHFVGKDNITVRYSHCIPKSPRATIVICSGRIESYLKYKEFIYDLYQNGFAVFILDHRGQGLSDRMTSDPQHGYVAHFDDYVDDFVTFVETIVKPKHQGPLLLVCHSMGGAIGALTLLRMPKLFSKAVFASPMFGIKPSLPNWLANGLIRTGLAVNRMKKADSGYFFGQTPYIAFPFALNKLTHSKTRYALFRELYDEEQDIQLGGVTTEWLAAAHQAMNKIENSAGAITTPTLVLSADDDAIIDNKRQRLVAQRMPNATLEIVPRAYHELFTESDDIRERSLTRILDFLTES is encoded by the coding sequence ATGAACTGGGCGTTCACGTCTGAAAATAACTTAGCTAGCACTTTTGCTACAGATATTAATCCTTTTTGGCAGCACAGCGTGACGCAGGGCCATTTCGTAGGAAAAGACAATATCACAGTGCGCTATTCGCATTGTATTCCTAAGTCGCCTCGCGCAACGATTGTGATTTGTTCAGGGCGTATTGAGTCTTACTTAAAATACAAAGAGTTTATTTACGATCTCTATCAAAATGGCTTTGCCGTTTTTATTCTTGATCACCGAGGTCAAGGCCTATCTGACCGAATGACAAGCGACCCGCAGCATGGCTATGTAGCCCACTTCGATGATTACGTAGATGACTTTGTCACATTTGTAGAAACCATTGTTAAGCCTAAGCATCAAGGGCCTTTATTGTTAGTGTGCCACTCGATGGGTGGAGCAATAGGCGCATTGACTTTACTGCGCATGCCAAAGCTTTTCTCTAAAGCCGTATTTGCATCACCGATGTTTGGCATTAAGCCATCGCTGCCTAACTGGCTAGCAAACGGGCTAATACGCACTGGCCTTGCGGTTAATAGAATGAAAAAAGCCGATTCAGGCTACTTCTTCGGGCAGACACCGTATATCGCCTTTCCATTTGCACTGAATAAACTGACGCATAGTAAAACCCGCTACGCACTATTCCGCGAATTGTATGACGAAGAGCAGGATATACAGCTAGGCGGCGTGACCACTGAATGGTTAGCGGCAGCCCACCAGGCAATGAATAAAATTGAAAACAGCGCTGGGGCCATTACCACCCCCACACTGGTATTAAGTGCCGATGACGATGCTATTATCGATAATAAGCGCCAGCGTCTTGTAGCGCAGCGTATGCCTAACGCAACGTTAGAAATTGTACCTCGTGCTTATCATGAGCTCTTCACCGAGTCTGACGATATTCGTGAACGCTCGCTCACCCGCATTCTCGATTTTCTTACAGAAAGCTAA
- the gpsA gene encoding NAD(P)H-dependent glycerol-3-phosphate dehydrogenase, with protein MKDVDMKSNSVSASVSVLGAGSYGTALAFCLARNGNPTLLWGRDEKHVAEMNTNRENARYLPGATFPDALVVNANLEEVVAASQDILVVVPSHAFAAMLQSLKPLLKPHQRIIWATKGLEPKTGRLLRDVAEEILGTDYPLAVLSGPTFAKEMVAGLPTAISLSSTDDTLSDEFAAKLHCAKSFRVYKNSDFTGVQLGGAVKNVIAIGAGLADGLGFGANARTALITRGLAELTRLGVKLGANPETFMGMAGLGDLVLTCTDNQSRNRRFGLALGQGKSVDVAIEEIGQVVEGYRNTEEVHVLSKKVGVEMPICEQIYAVLYHGKSPKEAALALLGRDLKNEA; from the coding sequence ATGAAGGACGTGGACATGAAGTCGAATTCGGTTTCAGCGTCGGTTTCAGTATTGGGGGCGGGGTCTTATGGCACCGCCCTTGCTTTTTGCCTTGCCAGAAATGGTAACCCCACATTACTTTGGGGTCGCGATGAAAAGCACGTTGCCGAGATGAACACCAACCGAGAAAACGCTCGCTATCTTCCAGGCGCGACATTTCCTGATGCGTTGGTTGTTAATGCCAACCTAGAAGAAGTGGTCGCTGCCAGCCAAGACATCTTAGTGGTAGTACCTAGCCATGCTTTTGCGGCTATGCTTCAAAGTTTGAAACCCTTGCTTAAACCGCATCAGCGTATTATTTGGGCAACCAAAGGGCTAGAGCCTAAAACCGGTCGTTTACTTCGTGATGTAGCAGAAGAAATTCTGGGAACCGACTATCCGCTAGCGGTGCTTTCAGGCCCCACTTTCGCTAAAGAAATGGTAGCAGGCTTGCCTACCGCTATTTCACTGTCTTCTACCGACGATACCTTAAGTGATGAGTTTGCAGCAAAACTGCACTGTGCGAAGTCATTTCGCGTGTACAAGAACTCAGACTTCACGGGTGTACAGCTGGGCGGTGCGGTGAAAAACGTTATCGCTATTGGCGCTGGTTTAGCAGATGGATTAGGCTTTGGTGCTAATGCACGTACAGCGTTAATCACCCGTGGCTTAGCAGAACTCACCCGTTTGGGCGTAAAGCTAGGTGCAAATCCAGAAACCTTTATGGGTATGGCGGGTCTTGGCGATTTGGTATTAACCTGTACTGACAATCAGTCGCGCAATCGTCGCTTTGGTTTGGCACTAGGCCAAGGTAAAAGCGTGGATGTGGCCATTGAAGAAATTGGTCAGGTCGTTGAAGGTTACCGCAATACTGAAGAAGTACACGTATTATCGAAAAAAGTGGGTGTGGAAATGCCTATCTGTGAGCAGATATACGCGGTGCTTTATCACGGAAAATCCCCTAAAGAAGCAGCCTTAGCCCTGCTTGGTCGAGATTTAAAAAACGAAGCGTAA
- a CDS encoding ATP-binding protein, whose amino-acid sequence MVKLLRSVSPTRAIMGRLFLWFWATFIVTALLAIWGSRLFFEDLEIVPIKPREVAALNQVVERIQDNRYQGAPLRGALDRHSRGGRGRMVAIDISDNRVISGGGPPLRNEDKEDLLRLVTQTSPIAVKRGAFKILGPVFFERDGSRFALFSVRLEMPEKQTPPILLFLTIALITTILLSWLFAKSLTNPILRIQSSAKRIASGDWQARVGRAAKRQDELGQLSRDFNKMAEQLESMWGAQKRLLADVSHELRSPLARLQMALGLAHQQNVDPETLARVEREADRMEALVSQLLTLSKAEAGEASMQKQMLSLVLNDVFTDANFEAANKNKQLQIDDIPQKTVVIDSMMFCRAIENVLRNAIRHSALVTRISFSEDSEHWCIHIADDGEGLSHEECERIFSPFYRATLARERESGGVGLGLSIAKAAVELHHGRIIAEPAERGGLKVTLSFPKS is encoded by the coding sequence ATGGTAAAACTGCTACGCAGCGTAAGCCCAACGCGGGCCATCATGGGCCGATTGTTTTTATGGTTTTGGGCTACGTTTATTGTCACCGCCTTGCTGGCTATTTGGGGCAGCCGCCTTTTCTTTGAAGATCTTGAAATTGTACCGATAAAACCACGTGAAGTGGCTGCTCTCAATCAAGTGGTGGAGCGCATACAAGATAACCGTTACCAAGGTGCACCATTACGCGGAGCGCTTGACCGCCATTCTCGGGGAGGGAGAGGGCGAATGGTGGCTATTGATATTAGTGATAACCGCGTTATTTCTGGTGGTGGCCCACCGCTTCGTAACGAGGACAAAGAAGATTTACTTCGATTAGTCACACAAACGTCACCCATAGCGGTGAAGCGGGGAGCATTTAAAATTTTGGGGCCGGTTTTCTTCGAGCGAGACGGCTCCCGATTTGCGCTTTTTTCAGTGAGACTGGAAATGCCTGAAAAGCAAACTCCACCGATTTTACTGTTCCTAACCATCGCCTTGATTACCACCATATTATTGAGCTGGTTGTTTGCGAAATCACTGACTAACCCCATACTGCGTATACAAAGCTCAGCGAAACGCATAGCGAGCGGTGACTGGCAGGCGCGAGTAGGCCGAGCGGCTAAGCGTCAGGACGAGCTAGGGCAGCTTTCGCGGGACTTTAACAAGATGGCAGAACAGCTAGAGTCCATGTGGGGCGCCCAAAAACGCCTATTGGCCGATGTCTCTCATGAACTACGCTCACCGCTTGCCCGCTTACAAATGGCATTAGGACTTGCGCATCAGCAAAACGTAGATCCTGAAACCTTAGCGCGTGTAGAGCGAGAAGCCGATCGGATGGAAGCGTTAGTGAGTCAACTTCTCACCTTGAGTAAAGCTGAAGCTGGTGAAGCATCTATGCAAAAGCAAATGCTGTCGCTTGTACTAAACGATGTGTTTACCGACGCGAATTTTGAGGCGGCAAATAAAAACAAGCAGCTTCAAATTGATGACATACCTCAAAAGACAGTGGTTATCGATAGTATGATGTTTTGTCGTGCAATAGAAAATGTATTGCGCAACGCAATTCGTCATAGCGCGCTTGTTACCCGTATCTCGTTTAGCGAGGATTCAGAGCACTGGTGTATTCATATTGCTGATGATGGTGAAGGGCTCTCCCATGAAGAGTGTGAACGCATCTTTTCTCCCTTTTATCGAGCAACGCTTGCCAGAGAGCGGGAGTCCGGGGGCGTGGGCTTAGGTTTATCCATTGCAAAAGCAGCCGTGGAGTTGCATCATGGAAGGATTATTGCTGAACCGGCTGAGCGCGGTGGGCTTAAAGTAACCTTGTCTTTTCCTAAGTCGTAA
- a CDS encoding Spy/CpxP family protein refolding chaperone has translation MKKLLIASVTVAAIGLGGLALAHPLGPGMRHHEPVKEMVKHFRDLSLSDTQREELKTLVSAFKDANPRPKFGDIEKPSFDFDTATEAQLSAFIQAQFEEREATHFAFAQLRHDIYNVLNEEQQATLLARDAKRELDIQKHRDAFVKQEARFAKRMDGEGKGPKRKHREFLFEGIELSDEQIASFAELRESFKDTSKTNRETLRNFKDAQRDLIRSQSFSQNAWDALIAQYKDDLVSAKVEKAKQRQAMFQVLTQEQQATLKAQRENERELRDMFR, from the coding sequence ATGAAAAAGTTATTAATTGCTAGTGTAACGGTAGCAGCGATTGGCTTAGGTGGCCTTGCATTGGCGCATCCGTTAGGACCTGGTATGCGTCACCACGAACCGGTTAAAGAAATGGTTAAACATTTTCGCGACCTGAGCTTGAGCGACACGCAACGCGAAGAGTTAAAAACACTTGTAAGCGCATTTAAAGACGCTAACCCTCGACCTAAATTTGGCGATATTGAAAAGCCTAGCTTTGATTTTGATACCGCCACTGAAGCCCAGCTCAGCGCTTTTATTCAAGCTCAGTTTGAAGAGCGTGAAGCTACCCATTTCGCTTTTGCTCAACTGCGTCACGACATCTACAACGTGCTGAATGAAGAGCAACAGGCAACTCTCTTAGCTCGAGACGCTAAAAGAGAATTAGATATACAAAAACATCGTGACGCTTTCGTAAAACAAGAAGCTCGCTTTGCCAAACGAATGGATGGTGAGGGTAAAGGTCCTAAACGCAAGCATAGGGAATTTTTGTTTGAAGGCATTGAATTAAGCGACGAACAAATAGCGAGCTTTGCAGAACTTCGCGAGTCATTCAAAGATACATCGAAAACGAATAGAGAGACGCTACGCAATTTTAAAGACGCCCAGCGCGATTTGATTCGCAGCCAGTCTTTCTCTCAAAACGCTTGGGACGCGCTTATCGCCCAATACAAAGACGACCTTGTAAGTGCTAAGGTTGAGAAAGCCAAACAGCGCCAAGCCATGTTTCAAGTGCTAACGCAAGAACAGCAAGCTACATTAAAGGCGCAACGAGAAAATGAACGTGAGCTACGGGATATGTTTAGATAA
- a CDS encoding methylglyoxal synthase, with protein sequence MSKLTLALVAHDHKKPELLAWVKQHIAILEQCNLVGTGTTGGLIASETGLEVTRYKSGPLGGDQQIGALIAENKLDALFFFWDPLNPAPHDPDVKALLRLCSVWNVPVACTPATADLVITSPLFLSPDYKPVKPNF encoded by the coding sequence ATGAGCAAACTTACCTTGGCGCTTGTCGCTCACGACCATAAAAAACCAGAACTACTTGCATGGGTTAAGCAGCATATTGCCATACTTGAACAGTGCAACTTAGTGGGAACAGGCACCACCGGAGGCCTGATTGCCAGCGAAACTGGGCTAGAGGTTACACGCTATAAAAGCGGCCCGCTTGGCGGCGACCAACAAATTGGGGCATTAATTGCTGAGAATAAACTAGATGCACTTTTCTTTTTTTGGGACCCGTTAAACCCAGCGCCCCACGACCCCGACGTAAAAGCGCTGCTGCGGCTGTGTTCAGTATGGAATGTACCAGTAGCCTGCACGCCAGCCACAGCAGATTTGGTAATAACATCGCCATTATTTTTATCGCCTGATTACAAGCCGGTAAAGCCAAATTTTTAA